One window of Desulfobacca acetoxidans DSM 11109 genomic DNA carries:
- a CDS encoding cation:proton antiporter yields MRNIFPRPRLKTPLTSASLLVIGLILLHPAVLWASESQTDYGLLSNIGVSILAATVMAYLFTVLKQPLILAYIAAGVIIGPRIGFALVQDKDDIATIAEIGLILLLFMIGLELNLKKIRESGKSLILTGCSQFIICVAMGLGFLFLLGFTFQVATPQEYEILGVKIVGGRYDLLYLAACLAISSTTIVVKLLYEKFELDTLAGRLTIGVLIFQDLWAIVILGLQPNLADPQILVVLWSFAKGAFLVGITFLASKYVLRLIFRKIAKLPELVLVASLGWCFFIVGLASDLGMSMEMGALIAGVAISTFPYNLDIIGKIINIRDFFITLFFVGLGMVIPNPLDKLGLVGIALLLSGFLVVTRFLSIFPVLYGLKNGNRISLLTSINLSQLSEFALVIVVIGKKPEYHHIGQDIVTLIIFVFVITSIASTYMIKYSNNLQNALGKVAVALGFKAMRGQMEESTLEEPKEIALLGFFRVASAFLAEIEEIKPELKNKLVVVDFNPRVYRRLAARQVKVFYGDISNLQTLHHAGLEHAKIAISTITDDILVGTSNLKLISEIRTVAPNARIIVTGTSNSQALELYAAGADFVLRPNVATALQLLPVVERLLQGEEAVIKEVAVAKLAERDEILN; encoded by the coding sequence ATGAGAAATATATTCCCCCGTCCTCGGTTAAAGACCCCTTTGACGTCAGCCAGCCTTCTGGTTATCGGTCTTATCCTGCTGCATCCCGCAGTTCTCTGGGCAAGCGAAAGCCAGACCGACTATGGTCTTTTATCAAACATTGGGGTCAGTATTTTAGCCGCCACGGTCATGGCTTATCTCTTTACGGTACTCAAGCAACCATTGATTCTGGCATATATTGCTGCCGGCGTGATCATCGGGCCGCGAATCGGGTTCGCCCTGGTGCAGGATAAAGATGATATCGCCACCATCGCCGAAATCGGCCTGATTCTGTTGCTGTTTATGATCGGCCTGGAGCTGAACCTGAAAAAGATCAGGGAATCCGGTAAGTCACTCATTCTTACAGGTTGCTCTCAGTTCATTATCTGCGTTGCGATGGGGTTGGGGTTTCTCTTCCTCTTGGGTTTTACTTTTCAGGTTGCCACCCCTCAGGAATATGAAATCCTTGGAGTCAAAATAGTGGGCGGCCGCTATGACCTTCTCTACCTGGCCGCCTGTTTGGCTATCAGCAGCACTACCATTGTGGTTAAACTGCTCTACGAAAAATTCGAACTCGATACCTTGGCTGGCCGGCTAACTATCGGAGTGTTAATCTTTCAGGATCTATGGGCCATTGTGATTCTCGGGCTACAGCCAAATTTGGCGGATCCGCAAATCTTGGTAGTCCTCTGGTCCTTTGCCAAAGGCGCTTTCCTGGTGGGTATTACCTTTTTGGCCAGTAAATATGTCCTCCGGCTCATCTTCCGGAAAATCGCCAAACTGCCGGAACTGGTGCTGGTAGCCTCACTTGGGTGGTGTTTTTTTATTGTCGGCTTGGCCAGCGATTTAGGTATGTCCATGGAAATGGGGGCTCTCATCGCCGGGGTGGCCATTTCGACCTTTCCTTATAACCTGGATATCATCGGTAAGATCATTAATATCCGGGATTTTTTTATTACCCTCTTTTTTGTCGGTTTGGGAATGGTAATCCCCAATCCCTTGGACAAATTGGGATTAGTGGGCATCGCCCTGCTGTTATCCGGGTTCTTGGTGGTCACCCGCTTTCTTTCTATTTTTCCCGTTCTTTACGGGCTGAAAAACGGCAATCGGATAAGCCTGCTCACTTCCATCAATCTTTCCCAACTCAGCGAATTCGCCCTGGTGATCGTAGTTATCGGCAAGAAGCCGGAGTACCACCACATCGGTCAAGACATCGTGACCCTGATTATTTTTGTCTTCGTCATCACCTCCATTGCCTCTACGTACATGATCAAATACAGCAACAACCTGCAGAATGCGTTAGGTAAGGTGGCGGTAGCTCTGGGATTCAAGGCCATGCGCGGCCAGATGGAAGAATCAACCCTGGAGGAGCCGAAAGAAATCGCCCTGCTCGGCTTTTTTCGGGTAGCCAGTGCTTTCCTAGCCGAAATAGAAGAAATCAAGCCGGAATTAAAGAATAAACTGGTGGTAGTGGACTTTAATCCTAGAGTATACCGCAGGTTAGCAGCCCGCCAGGTTAAAGTGTTTTATGGCGACATCAGCAATCTGCAGACCTTGCACCACGCTGGCTTGGAACATGCCAAAATTGCCATTTCCACCATTACCGATGACATCCTCGTGGGAACCAGCAACCTGAAACTCATTAGTGAAATACGCACGGTTGCTCCCAATGCCAGAATTATCGTCACCGGCACAAGCAATTCCCAGGCTCTGGAGTTATATGCTGCGGGGGCGGACTTTGTCCTACGTCCCAATGTCGCCACCGCCCTCCAACTGCTGCCTGTTGTAGAGCGCCTGCTTCAAGGCGAAGAAGCTGTGATCAAAGAGGTAGCAGTGGCCAAACTTGCTGAAAGAGATGAAATTCTCAATTAG
- a CDS encoding GumC family protein, translating to MNKPKNFHYYIYLFKRKILYLFLSVILIFFISFLIAYLLPTIYESSSTILIEEQQIPPDLVRTTVTGFADERIQSITQQILSRTKLWEIIKQMNLYQNLREKFTQEEIIDKMRNDIAIDTISADLGQKGKRSGKDSMTIAFTIAYRGQNPAVVQKVAGNLASLYLEQNLKDRQEKAETTTKFLEAELRQLEEQLSSIGNKVSDFKGKHEHTLPELKAHNLSQAERLENEIKQIDNQLRAIVDRKTYLEGQLATINPDLPIVGQESVMDPKARLYMLRVMLQSALANHAEDHPDVRKIRREIVELEKLVGAQGGGASVKRQKLAALQLELAEKQGKLTAEHPEIKKLQKTIAQLEQEKDVAEVPARPILNPNNPSYIGINANIQAADNEIAMLKKQQADLREKVKIYRERLEATPKIEQEYIALMRDYQNSHNKYQEVMNKLLTARIAEGMEEHQKAEKFTLIDPASFPEKPVSPNRILIMAVGLLLGLAAGVGLVIATDQLDQSVKDADELAWLTELPILGTISSMQHTEEVNLIKKRRWIILAASGLSLLLVIVFLHFFYMDLWVVTARLLRLANKSI from the coding sequence ATGAATAAACCGAAAAATTTCCATTATTATATTTATTTATTTAAGAGAAAAATATTATACTTATTTTTATCAGTAATTTTAATATTTTTTATTAGTTTCTTGATAGCGTATTTATTGCCTACAATCTATGAATCAAGCTCAACCATCTTAATCGAAGAGCAACAGATTCCGCCAGATTTGGTTCGGACAACTGTAACAGGTTTTGCTGACGAGCGTATTCAAAGCATTACTCAACAGATTTTGTCTCGGACTAAACTTTGGGAGATCATCAAACAGATGAATCTCTATCAAAATCTTCGGGAAAAATTTACTCAAGAAGAAATAATCGATAAGATGCGCAATGATATTGCTATAGATACCATAAGCGCAGATTTGGGGCAGAAAGGCAAACGTTCCGGCAAAGATAGTATGACGATTGCCTTTACCATCGCTTATCGGGGACAGAATCCTGCTGTCGTACAGAAGGTTGCGGGAAACTTGGCCTCTCTTTATCTGGAGCAGAACCTCAAGGATCGGCAGGAAAAAGCTGAAACCACGACAAAATTTCTTGAAGCTGAGCTAAGACAACTTGAAGAGCAATTATCTAGCATCGGAAATAAAGTTTCAGATTTTAAAGGAAAACATGAACATACCCTTCCAGAATTAAAAGCGCATAACCTCTCTCAGGCCGAACGGCTGGAAAATGAGATCAAACAGATCGACAATCAACTCCGGGCAATCGTGGATCGTAAAACGTATTTGGAAGGGCAATTAGCCACCATCAATCCTGACCTGCCGATTGTAGGGCAAGAGTCAGTTATGGATCCGAAGGCCCGGCTCTATATGTTAAGGGTGATGCTGCAGTCAGCCCTGGCCAATCATGCTGAAGATCATCCTGATGTCAGAAAAATCAGACGTGAGATTGTCGAATTGGAGAAATTGGTAGGCGCCCAGGGAGGCGGTGCTTCGGTGAAAAGGCAAAAACTGGCGGCTTTGCAGTTGGAGTTAGCTGAAAAACAAGGTAAATTAACTGCTGAACATCCTGAAATCAAGAAACTTCAGAAAACTATCGCTCAATTAGAGCAAGAAAAAGATGTGGCTGAAGTACCTGCCAGACCTATCTTGAATCCCAATAATCCCTCCTATATCGGTATCAACGCCAATATCCAGGCGGCGGATAATGAAATTGCCATGCTAAAAAAGCAACAGGCTGATCTACGCGAAAAAGTTAAAATCTATCGGGAACGATTGGAGGCGACCCCTAAAATCGAGCAGGAATATATAGCCCTGATGCGGGACTATCAAAACTCCCATAATAAATACCAGGAGGTCATGAATAAACTTTTAACCGCCCGCATCGCCGAAGGCATGGAAGAACACCAGAAAGCCGAAAAGTTCACTCTTATTGATCCCGCCAGTTTCCCGGAAAAACCGGTTTCGCCCAATCGCATCCTTATCATGGCGGTTGGATTATTATTGGGTCTCGCTGCTGGCGTCGGCTTAGTAATAGCGACCGATCAGCTCGATCAATCGGTGAAGGACGCTGATGAGTTGGCTTGGCTGACCGAATTACCGATATTAGGCACCATAAGCAGCATGCAACACACCGAGGAAGTTAACTTAATAAAAAAGCGCCGTTGGATTATTCTGGCGGCCAGTGGTTTATCCTTACTACTTGTTATTGTTTTTTTACATTTCTTTTATATGGACCTCTGGGTAGTAACAGCTCGCCTGCTGAGACTGGCAAACAAATCTATCTAG
- a CDS encoding MinD/ParA family protein: MNREAALLMEHEVRWPKGNTRLKPRPVCRVIAVTSGKGGVGKSSIVVNLGLALTRLGQRVLLLDADLGLANLDILLGLTPLYTIADVFSGHKTLAEVIMAGPEGMQILPAASGVMESAELNQAQKLFLLGELDNLSENFDYLLVDTGAGISANVLYFNLGAQERIVVADHEPTSVVDAYALIKVLATKYSEKRFKLLFNKITHPGEAQRTYDQLSKVVDRFLSGSVIIDYLGFIPRDEAMPRSISLQKAAVDIFSTSPASLAFSNLARTLVLQEPDTATDGNIKFCWQRLTHSPHQ, from the coding sequence ATGAATCGCGAGGCGGCGCTGCTGATGGAGCATGAGGTAAGATGGCCGAAGGGAAATACTCGGCTCAAACCTAGGCCTGTCTGTCGGGTTATCGCCGTTACGAGCGGTAAGGGAGGGGTGGGAAAATCCAGTATAGTCGTCAACCTGGGGCTTGCTTTAACCCGTCTTGGCCAACGGGTGCTGCTCTTGGATGCTGATCTGGGTCTGGCCAACCTTGATATCCTTCTGGGACTAACTCCCCTTTACACCATTGCCGATGTTTTTTCCGGGCATAAGACCCTCGCTGAAGTTATCATGGCGGGCCCGGAGGGCATGCAGATTCTTCCTGCCGCCTCTGGAGTGATGGAATCTGCCGAATTAAATCAGGCCCAGAAATTATTTCTTTTGGGCGAGTTGGACAATCTCTCCGAAAACTTCGACTATCTCCTCGTTGACACCGGCGCTGGCATCTCCGCAAATGTCTTGTACTTCAATCTCGGCGCCCAGGAGCGCATCGTGGTTGCCGACCATGAACCCACTTCTGTGGTTGATGCCTACGCCCTCATCAAAGTCCTGGCAACTAAGTACTCAGAAAAACGTTTTAAACTGCTGTTTAATAAAATCACCCATCCTGGAGAAGCCCAACGTACGTACGATCAACTCAGCAAGGTAGTCGATCGCTTCCTAAGCGGTTCCGTTATTATCGATTATCTCGGCTTCATTCCGCGTGACGAAGCCATGCCTCGGTCTATCAGTCTTCAAAAGGCGGCAGTGGATATTTTTTCTACCTCTCCTGCCAGCCTTGCCTTCAGCAACCTAGCTCGCACCCTGGTGCTGCAGGAACCCGACACTGCCACGGATGGCAATATCAAGTTCTGCTGGCAAAGGTTAACCCACAGCCCGCACCAGTAA
- a CDS encoding DUF721 domain-containing protein — MSKRSIDREPALIKDVLKKILKPKDLPMLALQVRLRQVWEETVGENLRQHARLVDFRNKTLWIEVTSNPLMQELHFLKSRVLTTMQQQLGETVIKDIRFRLS; from the coding sequence ATGTCAAAACGCTCGATTGACCGTGAACCGGCGCTTATTAAAGACGTCTTGAAAAAGATACTCAAGCCTAAAGATCTCCCCATGCTCGCCCTGCAGGTTCGTTTGCGCCAGGTCTGGGAGGAGACGGTGGGAGAAAACCTCCGCCAGCACGCCAGGTTAGTCGATTTCAGGAATAAAACCCTTTGGATCGAAGTGACCTCCAATCCCTTGATGCAGGAATTGCATTTTTTAAAATCCAGGGTATTGACCACAATGCAGCAGCAATTAGGTGAGACCGTTATAAAAGATATCAGATTCCGGCTTTCGTAG
- a CDS encoding thioredoxin domain-containing protein encodes MQVSHLLEFFGTECVHCKTLEPLIERLEEELGVSVTRLEVWHNQANATLLKSYDQGFCGGVPFFYNTRTRQWLCGTVSYEALRQWATGGKAS; translated from the coding sequence ATGCAGGTTTCTCATTTATTGGAATTTTTCGGTACTGAATGCGTCCATTGTAAAACGCTAGAGCCGCTCATCGAACGTCTGGAGGAGGAATTGGGCGTTTCCGTAACCCGATTGGAAGTCTGGCACAATCAAGCCAATGCAACGCTTTTGAAGTCATATGATCAGGGGTTTTGCGGTGGGGTGCCGTTTTTCTACAACACCCGCACGAGGCAATGGCTGTGCGGGACGGTTTCTTATGAGGCGCTGCGACAGTGGGCCACAGGCGGGAAGGCATCATGA
- a CDS encoding alpha-ketoacid dehydrogenase subunit beta gives MAKLNLVEAINLALAEEMGRDERIIVLGEDVGRLGGVFRVTDGLQSQFGVNRVIDTPLAEAGIVGTALGLALGGLKPVVEIQFMGFLPPALDQIICHISRYRNRTRGRHTVPLVVRMPYGAGIHAPEHHSESIESILAHIPGIKVVIPSNPYDAKGLLISALRDPDPVMFLEPKRIYRAIRQEVPEGEYTVPLGTANIIRSGKSVTAVAWGAMVREVMRAAELVEPEGIAVEVIDLRSISPLDDDTIVQSIKKTGCGVIVHEACRTCGMAAEIIARINEKAFLSLAAPLERVTGFDTIPPLLKLEEHFLPDVFRISRAIRKIAQF, from the coding sequence GTGGCTAAGCTCAATCTGGTGGAAGCGATCAACCTCGCCTTAGCCGAAGAAATGGGTCGGGATGAGCGCATTATTGTGTTGGGTGAGGATGTGGGCCGGTTGGGCGGGGTCTTTCGGGTTACCGACGGTTTACAGTCTCAATTCGGGGTGAATAGAGTGATTGATACCCCGCTAGCGGAAGCGGGAATCGTCGGTACGGCTCTCGGTCTGGCCCTGGGAGGCCTCAAACCGGTAGTGGAAATTCAATTTATGGGTTTTCTGCCTCCCGCCCTAGATCAGATAATCTGCCATATCAGCCGATACCGAAACCGTACGCGGGGGCGGCATACAGTACCGCTGGTGGTGCGTATGCCGTATGGGGCAGGCATTCATGCACCAGAACATCATTCCGAGAGTATCGAATCAATCTTGGCCCATATTCCCGGTATCAAAGTGGTCATACCATCCAATCCTTATGATGCCAAAGGGCTGCTGATTTCGGCATTGCGCGACCCTGACCCGGTAATGTTTCTCGAGCCGAAGCGGATTTATCGGGCTATACGGCAAGAAGTGCCCGAGGGAGAATATACCGTGCCTTTGGGAACAGCAAACATCATCCGCTCAGGTAAAAGCGTGACGGCAGTGGCCTGGGGGGCAATGGTTCGGGAGGTAATGCGGGCGGCGGAACTGGTGGAGCCGGAAGGGATCGCTGTGGAGGTTATCGACCTCAGAAGCATTTCACCTCTGGATGACGATACCATCGTGCAATCAATCAAAAAAACCGGGTGTGGAGTAATAGTTCATGAAGCCTGCCGCACCTGTGGCATGGCGGCGGAGATTATTGCCCGAATCAATGAAAAGGCATTCCTGTCCCTGGCCGCGCCCCTGGAGAGGGTAACGGGTTTTGATACGATTCCGCCGTTGCTGAAATTAGAAGAGCATTTCCTGCCGGATGTCTTCCGCATCAGCCGAGCTATTCGAAAAATCGCACAGTTCTAA
- a CDS encoding polysaccharide biosynthesis/export family protein encodes MKKCRKEFILGIMLITFCFFGCTPRTSPIVEAEAAAAEVAAPDQEKYQLGPEDIVEISVWKEPDLTKQLIVRPDGKMSYPLIGEIPAAGKTVKELQDDISKRLEKFVTDASVTVILLKTQHYKFYVTGKVNKPGEFLVGRPTTVLQAIAMAGGLTPFASPSSIVVLRKEGGQDQVYPFNYKEVSRGQLLGQNITLLPGDVVVVP; translated from the coding sequence ATGAAAAAATGTCGCAAAGAGTTTATTTTGGGTATTATGCTCATAACGTTTTGCTTTTTTGGTTGTACTCCCCGGACGAGTCCGATTGTCGAAGCTGAAGCGGCGGCGGCGGAGGTAGCTGCCCCGGATCAGGAGAAGTATCAGTTAGGGCCGGAAGATATTGTAGAAATTTCCGTTTGGAAGGAGCCTGATCTGACCAAACAGTTGATAGTGCGGCCAGACGGTAAGATGTCTTATCCCTTGATTGGTGAAATCCCCGCAGCCGGGAAGACGGTTAAGGAATTACAGGATGATATCTCGAAGCGGTTGGAGAAATTTGTCACAGACGCTTCTGTAACAGTAATTTTACTCAAAACGCAACATTACAAATTTTATGTGACCGGAAAGGTAAATAAGCCGGGGGAATTTTTAGTCGGCAGGCCAACCACGGTCTTGCAGGCGATTGCTATGGCGGGGGGATTGACGCCATTTGCTTCGCCCAGCTCGATTGTGGTTCTCCGCAAAGAAGGTGGTCAAGATCAGGTTTACCCTTTTAATTATAAAGAAGTGTCAAGGGGACAGCTTTTAGGTCAAAACATTACTTTACTACCGGGGGATGTGGTAGTGGTGCCATAA
- the pdhA gene encoding pyruvate dehydrogenase (acetyl-transferring) E1 component subunit alpha produces MNLEDFNPLSGKRVEILDEEGNLIGEELRPAVLTDEMVLELYDKMVMLRAADQQALTLQRAGRMGTYPPTLGQEAANIGSAAALETGDWLTPSFRETGAMILRGVPLKLIYLYWMGSEWGSHFPEGVNVLPICAPVSTQTLHGVGLAWAAKLKGERAVNLIYFGDGATSKGDFHEAMNFAGVFFTPNVFFCQNNQYSISVPRSQQTATPTLAQKAIGYGFPGLMVDGNDLLAVYAATQAAVSRAREGGGPILIEAQTYRLGPHTTADDPNRYRTPDEVKEREPFDPLRRVRIYLERKGLITDDIERERREGYEQMARGEAREAEAMISLNPDDLFDFHYSQMPPYLTWQKEYYHRILAAQREFDRG; encoded by the coding sequence ATGAATCTGGAAGATTTTAACCCACTTTCCGGCAAACGGGTAGAGATCTTAGATGAAGAAGGTAACCTCATCGGGGAAGAACTGCGTCCGGCGGTACTTACGGATGAGATGGTGCTCGAGTTGTATGATAAGATGGTGATGTTGCGAGCAGCCGATCAGCAGGCGTTGACGCTGCAGCGAGCTGGCCGCATGGGCACCTATCCGCCGACCTTGGGACAAGAGGCGGCAAACATCGGCAGCGCGGCGGCCCTGGAGACAGGAGACTGGCTGACCCCGTCATTTCGAGAAACGGGGGCTATGATCTTAAGAGGCGTTCCCCTAAAGTTAATCTATCTGTATTGGATGGGAAGCGAGTGGGGCAGCCATTTCCCGGAAGGAGTCAATGTGCTGCCCATCTGTGCGCCGGTGAGCACGCAGACGCTGCACGGAGTAGGTCTGGCATGGGCGGCCAAGTTGAAAGGGGAGCGCGCCGTCAACCTGATTTATTTCGGTGACGGCGCTACTTCCAAAGGCGACTTCCATGAAGCGATGAATTTTGCCGGTGTTTTTTTCACCCCCAATGTATTTTTCTGCCAAAATAACCAATATTCGATCTCGGTGCCGCGCTCGCAACAGACGGCAACCCCGACCCTGGCACAAAAGGCCATCGGCTACGGTTTCCCAGGCCTAATGGTTGATGGCAATGACCTGTTGGCGGTATATGCCGCAACTCAGGCGGCGGTGTCGAGGGCTAGGGAAGGTGGCGGACCGATCCTGATCGAGGCTCAGACGTATAGGTTGGGTCCACATACCACGGCCGATGATCCGAACCGATACCGGACACCGGATGAGGTGAAAGAACGTGAGCCGTTTGACCCATTACGGCGGGTGAGGATATATCTCGAAAGAAAAGGCCTTATCACTGACGACATTGAGAGAGAACGTCGGGAGGGTTACGAACAGATGGCAAGAGGGGAAGCTCGGGAAGCAGAGGCAATGATCTCGCTCAATCCCGATGACCTGTTTGATTTCCATTATTCCCAGATGCCACCCTATTTGACCTGGCAAAAAGAATACTACCATCGCATTCTGGCCGCGCAAAGGGAGTTCGATCGTGGCTAA
- a CDS encoding type 1 glutamine amidotransferase domain-containing protein — translation MRLQGKKVAMLAENLYQELEIWYPLLRLQEEGATVVVVGSGSAGEHTSKLGYPVKVDLFADQVKADDFDGVIIPGGYAPDIMRRYPSMVKLVRDMGEQGKLVAAICHGGWMLASANIVAGKKLTAFFAIKDDLVHAGAHFYDAAVVVDGNLITSRKPEDLPAFCREIIAALSR, via the coding sequence ATGCGGCTGCAAGGAAAGAAAGTGGCAATGCTAGCTGAGAATTTATATCAGGAGCTGGAAATCTGGTATCCTTTGCTGAGATTGCAGGAGGAAGGCGCCACCGTGGTAGTGGTCGGCTCCGGGAGTGCCGGAGAACACACCAGCAAATTAGGTTATCCGGTGAAGGTGGACCTGTTTGCCGATCAGGTTAAGGCCGACGATTTTGATGGTGTAATCATTCCGGGGGGATATGCGCCGGATATCATGCGACGCTATCCGTCCATGGTAAAACTGGTCAGAGACATGGGGGAACAGGGGAAACTAGTGGCTGCCATCTGCCATGGCGGCTGGATGTTGGCCAGTGCCAATATCGTGGCAGGAAAAAAACTGACCGCCTTTTTTGCCATTAAAGACGATCTGGTCCATGCCGGGGCGCATTTTTACGATGCGGCAGTAGTGGTGGATGGTAACCTGATCACCTCACGGAAGCCGGAGGACCTGCCAGCCTTTTGTCGCGAGATCATTGCGGCCTTAAGCAGATGA
- a CDS encoding FliA/WhiG family RNA polymerase sigma factor — MRANNAELNDNSPVVIDWPEKIDPETHERLVLQYAPMIKYIAARLALRLPSHISLDDLISSGMIGLLDAIKKFDPQKNISFKTYAEFRIKGAILDELRALDWIPRSIRKKTSQLEKAYTKLEKELGRPAEAEEVAHSMGLSMEEFYHLIDETKGVSLLDIDAVRRNLNEFSEAELYEILQDESSRSPFISVHFAELRDLLMRALEDLPDKEKLLISLYYYEELTMKEIGEIMGYTESRISQIHTQAIFHLWSKLSHSL; from the coding sequence ATGAGGGCCAACAACGCTGAACTGAATGACAACTCTCCTGTAGTCATTGACTGGCCAGAGAAGATTGATCCTGAAACGCATGAACGTCTGGTTCTGCAGTATGCTCCCATGATAAAATATATCGCCGCCCGCCTCGCCCTGCGGTTGCCGTCTCACATCTCCCTCGATGACCTGATCAGTTCCGGCATGATCGGTCTCCTGGATGCCATTAAAAAATTTGATCCCCAAAAAAATATCAGCTTCAAAACGTATGCTGAATTTCGCATCAAGGGCGCTATCCTGGATGAACTGCGTGCCCTGGATTGGATCCCGCGGTCAATCCGCAAGAAGACCAGTCAATTGGAAAAAGCCTATACCAAATTGGAAAAAGAATTGGGGCGGCCAGCCGAAGCGGAAGAGGTTGCCCACAGTATGGGTCTCTCTATGGAAGAATTCTACCACCTGATAGATGAAACCAAGGGGGTCTCTTTACTGGATATTGATGCCGTGCGCCGGAACCTGAATGAATTTTCGGAGGCTGAACTCTATGAAATTCTCCAGGACGAATCCTCCCGGAGCCCTTTTATCTCGGTCCATTTTGCCGAGCTGCGGGATCTGTTGATGAGAGCCCTGGAAGACCTGCCTGATAAAGAAAAGCTATTGATCTCACTGTATTATTACGAAGAATTGACCATGAAGGAGATCGGTGAGATCATGGGTTATACCGAATCCCGCATCTCCCAGATACACACCCAGGCCATCTTTCATCTGTGGTCCAAACTCAGCCATTCATTGTAG
- a CDS encoding transporter, which produces MAKGRTGFFCLCALFLVLGEITSGTAADWAVLADIETKGEYNSNLNASPRSRLKDYILSATPNVSFSYNTELTQLKGMVGITGMHYITYSHLDKINQRYLIDARHQAWERIRLNLGASFISDSTLTEELIASGTMLNRSLRNSYSFNPGFTYSITERLSSSLGYNFNMVEYEDPQYRDFRRHGVFLNFDYLWDEKTTLKEVLIGNFTEYDTNDTISSLGVQVGFNRKFSENWDATLLGGANYTKMKSSTGVLSFDDESGFITFKQATRRSSSFSPFFTLSTTGRWQTGDLTLSYSRSESASAYGNLSQYNNFDVFINQRFTEKLTGTLRPYFHTSTLDDPGSNYNSQYIGIRPGLKYNITERLILNTSYGFAYRSVSGNSDYNLPVHSIWLSLNYTYPIHAQY; this is translated from the coding sequence ATGGCCAAGGGGAGAACGGGTTTCTTTTGTTTGTGCGCACTTTTCTTGGTGTTAGGGGAGATAACATCAGGAACCGCGGCCGATTGGGCAGTGTTGGCTGATATTGAAACCAAGGGAGAGTATAACAGCAATCTTAATGCTTCTCCCCGATCCAGGTTGAAAGATTATATCTTGTCGGCCACGCCAAATGTCAGTTTTAGCTATAATACTGAATTGACCCAACTAAAAGGAATGGTGGGAATAACCGGAATGCATTATATAACTTATTCCCATTTAGATAAGATTAATCAGAGATACCTGATTGACGCCAGACACCAGGCGTGGGAACGTATCCGCCTGAACCTGGGGGCTTCCTTTATCAGTGATTCGACGCTTACGGAAGAACTTATCGCCTCCGGCACGATGCTTAATCGCAGTCTGAGGAATTCCTATTCATTTAATCCGGGGTTTACTTATTCTATTACGGAAAGGCTCTCTTCCTCGCTGGGGTATAATTTTAATATGGTAGAATACGAGGATCCGCAGTATCGCGACTTCCGGCGTCATGGGGTATTCTTGAATTTTGACTATTTATGGGATGAAAAAACTACGCTTAAAGAAGTGCTTATAGGAAACTTTACCGAATATGACACGAATGATACAATCAGCAGTTTGGGAGTGCAGGTGGGTTTTAATCGAAAATTTTCTGAAAACTGGGATGCTACGTTATTAGGGGGTGCTAATTACACTAAGATGAAAAGCAGCACTGGGGTGTTGAGTTTTGACGATGAATCCGGGTTCATTACTTTCAAGCAAGCAACTCGCAGGAGTTCGAGTTTCTCCCCTTTTTTTACTCTCTCTACTACTGGCCGTTGGCAGACCGGCGATCTGACACTGAGCTATAGTCGGAGCGAATCGGCTTCAGCTTACGGCAACTTATCGCAATACAATAATTTTGATGTATTCATTAATCAGAGATTCACTGAGAAACTAACCGGTACTCTCAGACCCTACTTTCATACCTCAACCCTCGATGACCCTGGAAGTAATTACAATTCTCAGTATATTGGCATAAGACCGGGATTAAAATATAACATAACCGAAAGACTAATTCTTAACACTTCGTACGGTTTTGCTTATAGAAGCGTTAGCGGCAATTCAGATTATAACCTTCCAGTGCATAGTATTTGGCTATCTCTCAATTATACGTATCCGATTCATGCTCAATATTAA